From Pirellulales bacterium, one genomic window encodes:
- a CDS encoding nicotinate phosphoribosyltransferase, producing the protein MSTLGTLYRCSLGLLTDLYELTMAYGYWKIGNHDREAVFQLVFRKNPFGGGFTVAAGLATVIEFLERMRFDADDLIYLAGLRGNDDRPLFEPAFLEYLGQFHLACDVHAVPEGTVVFPHEPLVRVQGPLIQAQLLETALLNIINFQSLVATKAARVVLAARGEPVLEFGLRRAQGIDGGLAASRAAYLGGCDATSNVLAGRLYGIPVKGTHAHSWVMSFDNEVEAFRAYARTMPNNCVFLVDTYNSLEGVRHAIEVGRELRRQGHEMIGIRLDSGDFAWLSVEARRMLDDAGFPNASILASNELDEQIIASLKEQGAAINAWGVGTRLVTAYDQPALGGVYKLSVLRDRQGRWQHKVKLSEQAIKVSTPGILQVRRFQQSRQAIGDVIFDELTPIRGDTTMVDPLDPTRRKVMPAATAIVGQASQPDAADDLLVPIFSRGKCVYRVPSLEDSRRRLGEQLAMFHAGVKRFVNPHRYPVGLELGLHELKTELILKTRGLEGRP; encoded by the coding sequence ATGAGCACACTCGGCACGCTCTACCGCTGTTCTCTGGGTCTCCTGACCGACCTCTACGAGCTGACGATGGCTTATGGCTATTGGAAGATCGGCAATCACGATCGGGAGGCGGTGTTTCAACTCGTCTTTCGAAAGAACCCGTTCGGAGGCGGCTTCACTGTGGCGGCTGGACTTGCCACGGTCATCGAGTTTCTCGAGCGGATGCGGTTCGACGCCGACGACTTGATCTACCTCGCCGGCCTCCGCGGAAACGACGACCGGCCGCTCTTCGAGCCGGCATTTCTTGAATACCTCGGCCAATTTCATTTGGCGTGCGACGTTCACGCCGTTCCCGAGGGAACGGTCGTCTTTCCGCATGAGCCGCTGGTGCGCGTTCAAGGCCCGCTCATCCAGGCCCAACTGCTCGAAACGGCGCTTTTGAACATTATCAACTTCCAATCGCTCGTTGCGACCAAGGCGGCGCGGGTCGTGCTCGCGGCGCGGGGCGAGCCGGTGCTCGAGTTCGGGCTGCGGCGGGCTCAGGGGATCGACGGCGGGTTGGCGGCGAGCCGGGCCGCGTATCTCGGCGGCTGCGACGCCACGTCAAATGTCTTGGCCGGCCGACTCTACGGCATTCCGGTCAAAGGAACGCACGCCCATAGTTGGGTCATGTCGTTCGACAACGAAGTCGAGGCCTTCCGCGCCTATGCCCGGACGATGCCGAACAATTGCGTGTTTCTCGTCGACACCTACAATTCGCTCGAAGGAGTGCGGCACGCGATCGAAGTCGGCCGCGAGCTGCGCCGCCAAGGGCACGAGATGATCGGCATTCGGCTCGACTCAGGAGACTTCGCCTGGCTGAGCGTCGAAGCGCGGCGAATGCTCGACGACGCGGGCTTTCCGAATGCGTCGATTTTGGCCTCGAATGAACTCGACGAGCAAATCATCGCTAGCCTCAAGGAGCAGGGCGCGGCGATCAATGCCTGGGGCGTCGGCACGCGATTGGTCACGGCCTATGATCAGCCGGCGCTCGGCGGCGTCTACAAGCTCTCCGTCCTGCGAGACCGTCAAGGGCGCTGGCAACACAAAGTGAAGCTCTCCGAGCAGGCCATCAAGGTCTCCACGCCGGGGATTCTCCAAGTCCGGCGTTTTCAGCAATCCAGGCAAGCAATCGGCGACGTAATCTTCGACGAGCTGACGCCGATCCGCGGCGACACGACAATGGTCGATCCGCTCGACCCAACCCGCCGCAAGGTCATGCCTGCCGCAACCGCTATCGTAGGTCAGGCTTCCCAGCCTGACGCAGCCGACGATCTTCTAGTGCCGATCTTCTCTCGCGGCAAATGCGTGTATCGTGTACCCAGCCTGGAAGATTCAAGGCGGCGATTGGGGGAGCAACTGGCGATGTTCCATGCCGGAGTGAAACGGTTCGTCAACCCGCATCGCTATCCGGTCGGTCTGGAGCTGGGACTGCACGAGTTGAAGACCGAGCTTATTCTCAAGACCCGCGGGCTCGAGGGCAGGCCATGA
- a CDS encoding DNA-binding transcriptional regulator → MAKRPQVALLIERSNAYARGLLRGIYAYLRDHGPWSIYLADQGLDDSPPPNWLKNWRGHGIIARSVTSRIAKAVRAAGIPAIDVSGSRLFPDLPCVETDNEAVSRLVFDHLAQRGFRQLAFCGDDRFAWSNERRHWFTQLAEQAGCRLEIYPLPDRRRHKPISWQQEEKQLVDWIRHLRRPCGMMACNDLRGWRVLEVCRRIGVRVPDEIAVIGVDNDELLCNLTEPPLSSVIPDTLRIGYETAQLLDEMMRGRKAGETLRLIKPAGLITRHSSDVLAVADPQVSAALRFIREHGAEGIKVEDVLSAVRTSRSILDGRFKKAVGRTPHEEILRIQLQRVKQLLEESDLPLAAIAARTGFKHAEYLSVAFKREVGTSPGEYRVRSKQ, encoded by the coding sequence ATGGCCAAACGCCCGCAAGTCGCCCTGCTGATCGAAAGATCGAACGCCTACGCCCGCGGCTTGCTCCGAGGCATTTACGCGTATCTGCGCGATCACGGTCCGTGGTCGATCTATCTGGCCGATCAAGGATTGGACGATTCGCCGCCGCCGAATTGGTTGAAGAACTGGCGCGGGCATGGGATCATTGCCCGCAGCGTGACGTCGCGGATCGCCAAGGCCGTGCGCGCAGCGGGGATTCCGGCGATCGACGTGAGCGGGAGTCGTCTGTTCCCCGACCTGCCTTGCGTGGAAACCGACAACGAGGCGGTCAGCCGGCTGGTGTTCGATCATCTGGCGCAGCGCGGGTTCCGGCAATTGGCCTTCTGCGGCGACGATCGATTCGCCTGGTCCAACGAGCGGCGCCACTGGTTCACGCAGCTCGCGGAGCAAGCCGGCTGCCGACTAGAGATCTATCCCCTGCCCGATCGCCGCCGGCACAAGCCCATATCTTGGCAGCAGGAGGAAAAACAGCTCGTCGATTGGATCCGCCATCTCCGGCGCCCGTGCGGAATGATGGCCTGCAACGATCTTCGCGGCTGGCGCGTGCTGGAAGTTTGCCGCCGGATCGGGGTCCGGGTGCCCGACGAGATCGCCGTGATCGGCGTCGATAACGACGAATTGCTCTGTAACCTCACGGAGCCGCCCCTATCGAGCGTCATCCCCGACACGCTGCGCATCGGCTACGAAACCGCTCAACTCCTGGACGAAATGATGCGCGGCCGCAAAGCCGGAGAAACCCTGCGCCTGATCAAGCCGGCGGGACTGATCACGCGGCATTCGAGCGACGTGCTGGCGGTGGCCGATCCGCAGGTGTCGGCCGCGCTCCGCTTTATCCGCGAGCACGGCGCCGAGGGGATCAAGGTCGAAGACGTGCTCTCCGCGGTTCGCACCTCGCGAAGCATCCTCGACGGCCGCTTCAAGAAGGCGGTCGGACGCACGCCCCACGAAGAAATCCTTCGCATCCAGCTTCAACGGGTAAAGCAATTGCTCGAGGAATCCGACCTGCCGCTGGCCGCCATCGCCGCACGAACTGGCTTCAAGCACGCCGAATACTTGAGCGTCGCTTTCAAACGGGAAGTCGGGACTTCGCCGGGCGAATACCGGGTGCGGAGCAAGCAGTAG
- a CDS encoding DUF1778 domain-containing protein: MSTTTGGDARLNFRIAPDLKRTIEDAAAQLGQSVSDFAISTLVESAQTVIERRSVTELSRRDRDLFISILDDEDAAPNAALKRAVQRYRKQFGRQSGPPPTQSQSAKRRRKRRD, from the coding sequence ATGTCCACGACCACCGGTGGCGATGCCCGGCTCAATTTCCGGATCGCTCCAGACCTTAAGCGCACCATCGAAGACGCCGCCGCTCAACTCGGCCAGTCCGTCAGCGACTTCGCAATCTCGACGCTTGTCGAGTCGGCGCAAACCGTGATCGAGCGGCGATCCGTGACGGAGCTTTCACGGCGCGACCGGGATTTGTTCATTTCCATCTTGGACGATGAAGATGCCGCGCCGAACGCGGCTCTGAAGCGAGCCGTGCAGCGCTATCGCAAGCAGTTTGGTCGCCAGTCGGGCCCTCCGCCGACGCAATCCCAATCCGCAAAGCGCCGCAGAAAGCGTCGCGACTGA
- a CDS encoding GNAT family N-acetyltransferase encodes MPNWDIERLQNVHVRDSFDFGNAALDDWLKRYATQFERRNLARTFVATRPPATTVLGYFALSNHAIRCESFAAEQAKGLPRIDIQVVLLGRLAVSRTEQGQGLGSFLLIDALRRSLLLSEQIGVRAVEVVAIDDAARNFYIHFGFTPLEDDPNHLIMPIQAIRRLGP; translated from the coding sequence ATGCCGAATTGGGACATCGAGCGGCTGCAGAACGTTCACGTCCGTGATTCGTTCGACTTTGGCAACGCCGCGCTCGACGACTGGCTGAAGCGGTATGCGACCCAATTCGAGCGCAGGAATCTGGCTCGCACGTTTGTCGCCACTCGGCCGCCGGCGACAACGGTGCTTGGGTACTTTGCCCTTTCCAATCACGCGATTCGCTGCGAGTCGTTCGCGGCCGAGCAGGCCAAGGGCCTGCCACGGATCGACATCCAAGTCGTTCTGCTCGGGCGACTCGCCGTTTCGCGAACCGAACAGGGCCAGGGCCTCGGCTCTTTCCTGTTGATCGATGCGCTGCGTCGATCGCTGCTTCTCTCGGAGCAGATTGGAGTCCGAGCCGTCGAAGTCGTCGCCATCGACGACGCGGCCCGCAACTTCTACATCCATTTCGGATTCACGCCGTTGGAAGACGATCCGAACCATCTGATCATGCCGATCCAGGCGATTCGAAGGCTTGGTCCTTAA
- a CDS encoding DUF1549 and DUF1553 domain-containing protein produces the protein MYTIKRFALCLVIFLAWRGGALAANKPSRADDKPALWVLKPVVRPEVPAGLTQSPNPIDAFVAAQYASKGLKPVGPADKRALLRRVYLDLIGIPPTPAEQEAFLQDDSPDAYDKLVDHLLASPQHGVRYARHWLDVLRYADVDERMIAAPGIYLWRDWVINALNDDLPYDQFVRTQLTGYRSTERTQISSLGYRTRAEPRPDDMFAQGFLSRAAVLRDAKDAQELAITSTETISTAFMGLTVGCAKCHDHMYDPISQRDFYAMKALFDPLVVKKITLATPAEVFANGKAVDAAAKERAAIEGPIEQLIAPYKKKLYEDRVAMLPPEVQAVIRKPEKERSAEERKIADDYYPVLRIDSDKIREVMPAADRQRYQELEKQLGSLDREGRNSLPAFWTVEVDPIRAQQKSYILTSGDATRPEKNHEVQPGWPFAPANIDFHEGRVEAFSDWLTARDNPLLARVAVNRLWQWHFGEGLEKTPSDFGALGGVPVNPPLLEWLAAEFTNRNFSMKDMHRLIVTSDTYKMASEADPENLSSNQKVDSSDAYLWHFRLQRLEAEPIWDSILTAAGNLDTSVGGASFDISRPSGRRGGGFRNRPRTDNRVNRRAAYMIRGYATFGDIVPHFLKAFDVDDGRTPCPVRTQTVTAPQALFMMNGEEIDKAATSFADRLKHDSGGDLSAAVEQAYRTAIARPPSSAERERALAYLENDPARLKDFAWLLFNLDEFVYVR, from the coding sequence GTGTACACGATCAAGCGATTTGCATTGTGTCTGGTGATTTTTCTCGCTTGGCGCGGCGGTGCTCTCGCTGCGAACAAACCGTCCCGTGCCGACGACAAGCCGGCGCTGTGGGTGCTCAAACCGGTCGTTCGCCCAGAAGTTCCTGCCGGACTCACACAATCGCCGAACCCGATCGATGCCTTCGTCGCGGCACAGTACGCGTCCAAGGGTTTGAAGCCGGTCGGCCCGGCCGACAAGCGGGCGCTATTGCGGCGCGTCTATCTCGACCTGATCGGGATTCCGCCCACACCGGCCGAGCAAGAGGCCTTTCTCCAAGACGACAGCCCCGACGCATATGACAAGCTGGTCGATCATCTGCTGGCCAGCCCGCAGCACGGGGTGCGCTACGCGCGGCATTGGCTCGACGTGCTGCGCTATGCCGACGTCGATGAGCGGATGATCGCCGCGCCTGGGATTTACTTGTGGCGCGATTGGGTGATCAACGCGCTGAACGACGATTTGCCCTACGATCAGTTCGTCCGCACGCAATTGACCGGGTATCGCTCCACTGAGCGCACGCAGATATCGAGCCTCGGCTATCGCACGCGCGCCGAGCCGCGGCCGGACGATATGTTCGCACAGGGGTTCCTGTCCCGCGCGGCGGTCTTGCGCGACGCCAAGGACGCCCAGGAACTGGCGATCACTTCGACGGAAACGATCTCGACGGCCTTCATGGGGCTGACGGTCGGCTGCGCGAAGTGCCACGATCACATGTACGATCCGATTAGCCAGCGCGATTTCTACGCCATGAAGGCCCTGTTCGATCCGCTGGTGGTCAAGAAGATTACGCTGGCAACTCCGGCGGAAGTTTTCGCCAACGGAAAGGCGGTGGATGCGGCCGCCAAGGAGCGGGCGGCCATCGAAGGGCCGATCGAGCAGCTCATCGCCCCGTACAAGAAGAAGCTGTACGAGGACCGCGTGGCGATGTTGCCCCCTGAAGTGCAGGCCGTGATCCGCAAACCGGAGAAGGAGCGCTCGGCCGAGGAGCGGAAAATCGCCGACGACTATTATCCCGTGTTGCGGATCGATTCGGACAAGATCAGGGAAGTCATGCCCGCGGCGGACCGTCAGCGCTATCAAGAACTGGAGAAGCAACTCGGCTCGCTCGACCGAGAGGGGCGCAATTCCCTGCCGGCATTTTGGACGGTCGAAGTCGATCCGATTCGCGCTCAGCAGAAGAGCTACATCCTCACGAGCGGCGATGCCACGCGGCCGGAAAAGAATCATGAAGTGCAGCCCGGCTGGCCGTTCGCGCCGGCCAACATCGACTTCCACGAAGGGCGAGTCGAGGCATTTTCCGATTGGCTGACCGCGCGCGACAATCCGCTTTTGGCCCGCGTGGCCGTGAATCGCCTTTGGCAATGGCATTTCGGCGAGGGTTTGGAGAAGACGCCGAGCGATTTCGGCGCCCTCGGCGGCGTTCCGGTGAACCCGCCGCTGCTCGAATGGCTGGCAGCCGAGTTCACTAACCGCAACTTCAGCATGAAGGATATGCACCGGCTGATCGTCACGTCCGATACCTACAAGATGGCCTCGGAAGCCGATCCGGAAAACCTTTCCTCCAATCAGAAGGTGGATTCAAGCGATGCGTATCTCTGGCATTTCCGCTTGCAGCGGCTGGAGGCCGAGCCGATCTGGGACTCGATCCTCACGGCCGCAGGGAACCTCGACACGAGCGTCGGCGGCGCGTCGTTCGACATTTCCCGGCCAAGTGGGCGGCGTGGCGGCGGCTTCCGAAATCGCCCTCGCACCGACAACCGCGTCAATCGCCGCGCGGCCTACATGATTCGCGGGTATGCGACCTTCGGCGACATCGTGCCCCATTTCCTCAAGGCGTTCGACGTGGATGACGGTCGAACTCCCTGCCCGGTCCGCACGCAAACGGTCACGGCCCCGCAGGCGCTGTTCATGATGAACGGCGAAGAGATCGACAAAGCCGCCACGAGCTTCGCCGATCGGCTCAAGCACGATTCCGGCGGCGATCTGAGCGCTGCCGTCGAGCAGGCCTATCGCACGGCCATCGCCCGGCCGCCTTCCTCAGCCGAGCGCGAACGAGCACTGGCCTACCTCGAAAACGATCCGGCCCGATTGAAAGACTTCGCCTGGCTGCTATTCAACTTGGACGAGTTCGTTTACGTGCGTTAA